From a region of the Etheostoma cragini isolate CJK2018 chromosome 20, CSU_Ecrag_1.0, whole genome shotgun sequence genome:
- the nceh1a gene encoding neutral cholesterol ester hydrolase 1a, producing MRLLPVVVTVSLTVALAYYVYIPLPDAIQEPWKLMMLDAGFRTTMHLASLKSSLGLDHYITSIRQSSDRFEGMMKGLSSSESGTGGVMPGVKVSDITFAGVPVRVYEPPAGGEGHLRRGLMFFHGGGWALGSAKKGSYDTINQMLSDELNAVVVSVEYRLYPEVHFPVPYLDCLVAAKHFLSPEVQARYAVDPERVAVAGDSAGGNLAAAVAQEISIDDTMSVKFSVQALIYPVLQALDFNTPSYLQNQNIPILYRHLMVRFWLQYLGADLSLQSQLVANNHSSLHNSNITPELRARIDWTVLLPPKHKKNYRPLIVEKGSQEAGKEMPRLLDVRVSPLLAGPEVLAKCPRAYILTCEYDVLRDDGLMYARRLQDAGVTVTQEHYDDGFHGCFTFITWPMEFDVGKRALRGYLNWLQNNL from the exons ATGAGGCTGCTGCCAGTTGTTGTTACAGTGTCACTAACGGTGGCGCTCGCTTATTACGTTTACATCCCGCTGCCGGATGCCATCCAGGAGCCGTGGAAGCTGATGATGCTGGACGCTGGGTTCCGAACAACGATGCACCTG GCCTCTTTAAAGTCTTCGCTGGGTTTGGACCATTACATCACGTCAATCAGGCAGTCCTCAGACCGGTTTGAAGGCATGATGAAGGGGCTGAGCAGCTCTGAGTCCGGCACAGGAGGGGTCATGCCCGGAGTCAAAGTCAGCGACATCACTTTCGCCGGCGTCCCGGTCCGTGTCTACGAGCCCCCGGCTGGAGGGGAGGGTCACCTGAGGAGAGGGCTGATGTTTTTTCATGGAGGAGGCTGGGCCCTCGGCAGTGCCA AAAAGGGGTCGTATGATACCATCAACCAGATGTTGTCCGACGAACTCAACGCTGTCGTGGTTTCTGTTGA GTACCGTCTGTATCCAGAGGTGCACTTTCCAGTGCCGTATTTAGACTGCCTTGTCGCTGCCAAGCACTTCTTGTCCCCAGAGGTCCAGGCCAGGTATGCAGTTGACCCTGAGCGTGTGGCTGTGGCAGGTGACAGCGCTGGAGGAAACCTGGCTGCTGCGGTCGCTCAGGAG ATTTCCATCGATGACACTATGAGTGTGAAATTCAGCGTCCAGGCATTGATCTACCCAGTGCTCCAGGCTCTGGACTTCAACACGCCCTCCTACTTGCAGAACCAAAATATACCCATCCTCTACCGGCACCTTATGGTCCGCTTCTGGCTGCAGTACCTCGGTGCTGACCTCTCCCTGCAGTCTCAGTTGGTGGCGAACAACCACAGCTCCTTACACAACTCAAACATCACCCCAGAGCTGAGGGCGCGGATAGACTGGACCGTCCTCCTGCCCCCGAAACACAAGAAGAACTACAGGCCTCTGATTGTGGAAAAGGGTTCACAGGAGGCAGGGAAGGAGATGCCAAGGCTGCTGGATGTGAGGGTGTCACCACTGTTGGCAGGACCGGAGGTTTTGGCTAAATGCCCTCGAGCGTACATCCTAACATGCGAGTATGACGTGTTGAGGGATGATGGCCTGATGTATGCGCGGCGCTTACAGGACGCGGGCGTCACGGTTACCCAAGAGCACTATGACGACGGCTTCCACGGATGTTTCACCTTTATAACCTGGCCAATGGAATTCGATGTAGGGAAGCGGGCACTCAGGGGTTACCTCAACTGGCTGCAGAACAAcctgtga